GAGTGTTTGCAGCACTGACATCATTGAAACATTCATGACTATGAAGAAGTGACATTGTTAagtatgtaaagaaaaaaggcattcaCAAAACATGAGTCTTTTCAGAAGTTCTAATTTAAGAAGTATGTTTCCTTAAAGATACCCTACGTTCCTATTGGGGAGATTTGCACCAAATAAAAGAATTGTGACTCTGACAATGCAAAGCATTCACAGTCACTGGCCACAGTTTTACAGCATACGCATTTGCCTTTTGATATAGGACATCTGTAAGCTAGCAACAGCAATAAATTTGAATGTTAGCACAGATAATTTTCCAAGTTTTAGGTCAAGTGCTATCAAATTTAACTTAATCAGCTCATTAAGATAAAACAAGCCATTTTGTCATAAGCTTTCTGTTCAGTTGCCTGGTTCCAGAATCTGGGACACAGTAAATAggttccttttttctcctgtagcATAGTGTGAATACTTAATGCCCAGTGGTTATCCTTATAAATCATACACAGGGAAATCACTGCTTGAGCCCTTGCTAGAAGAGGGGAATGTGATGATTTCAGCATATTTCAGAGACATTCCTAAAATAGCTAACTCTTCTGTAATTTTATCACAGTATAAGGCCTGAGCTTAGTGGTTAGGTTCCCTGATCTGCAGCCATATCAGTTTTGATCTTGTCAGACTTCAAGCTAAGCAGTGACAGGCTTTTGAGTTGGATACTTCGAAAGTAGCAGTATTTGTGTTTCATAGGTGGCAGCCTTCCCTATGAGCAAACATGGATAAAGGGCTGCAGCCTTGCAGACCTCTTTGCCGCAGGAAACTCTGTCCTTTTGTTGGGCGCAGAGTGCAGCGTCCACAGGCACAGCCCTTTGCAGGTATAAGATACGGGAAAGAAAGAGTTGTGCTGTATGGGGAGAGGTAAAAGAGTCACCGTTGTAGAGAGGAGGACTTGAGTGTGCTCCAGAATGGCTGGAAGAGCGCCAACAAATAAAATCTAGTGGAGCTGTATGTCACATCTCAGGTCTTGTGCTGGGATAGCTGTagggaaaatacaaaaaaaaattaccttcttttaaaatatttcacaaaatgtGTTCTTATTTTAGAGTCTACATATCGTCACCAAGCTACCATTGATGATGAAGTGGTTTCCATGGAGATACTAGATACAGCTGGTCAGGTACGTGGGTACATGTACTATTATCCAATACTTTGGCTCAGATAGACAGCAGGGAAGAGGAGTGTTCGGGTGGCAGCAGTGCGGTGGGTGGCAGATGTGCTCTGTTTCTGGGGATAAAGATTTGCCCCACCTCCTCCACCACAATCAGCTTGCCACCAGACCCGGCGTACTGGATCCAGACCTTTCCGCAAGGGACCCTGCTTAGAGTTTTCGATTACTGGAAGAACAAATAAAGTCAGGGTTTACTCTGGGATTAAAATGATTTTGTTCTCATTCCTTGATTCAGGGCCAACCCAACAACACATTATTACTATACACAAAGTCACAGTCTGTTTCTACAGTCAAGTGATGAGGCTCAACAGCCTCAGCCAATGATTCCCACCAAAATGAAGAACAGTTTTGTCATAGCCAGGTCCCCCTTCCTTTCAAAACATGGCAGGTGCTCACACTGCAGAGTCCTATGTAGTTTGTGTGCTGGGTGtcatttaacagagaccttccAGTTGCCTGCTACCAGCCTGTCCACAGGCAGCCCATGGCACCTTGGTAGAGTAGATGTCCTATGCCACACAATAAAAAAGGAGACATGCGTGAAGTACAAAATCAAGCAGATGTACATGGCTTTGCAGACTTTGCGGGACCAACGTCAATCTGAAGACCTGGTGTCTTTTTCATAAATCAAATTCCTAAGGCTGGTGTCTGTCTTTTCAAAACAGGAGGATGCTATTCAGAAAGAAGGACATGTGCGATGGGGTGAAGGCTTCGTGCTGGTTTACGACATCACGGACAGAGGCAGCTTTGAGGAAGTGCTGCCACTTAAGAACTTGTTGGATGaagttaaaaaacccaaaaatgtcACCCTGATCCTGGTGGGGAACAAAGCAGACTTGGATCACTCCAGGCAGGTCAGCACAGAGGAAGGTGAAAAGCTGGCCACAGAACTAGCATGTGCTTTTTATGAGTGCTCTGCTTGCACAGGAGAGGGCAACATTATGGAGGCCTTCTATGAGCTCTGTCGTGAGGTACGGCGTCGAAAGATGGTCCAGGGCAAGACTCGTAGACGAAGCTCCACCACCCACGTCAAGCAGGCTATTAATAAGATGCTTACCAAAATCAGCAGCTAAAAAGAGCTGTACTAAGCCAGAGAAGTGTTTTAGAGCATATTAGCTTGGAGTAGGAACGAGGCAGGCAGagaacatttaataaaaaatggtCAAAGCTTTGCaattaagaaaatagaaaagacaaACCACACCACTTTTTTGAGTAACACAAGtcagacttttttcctgtttcgAAATGTATTTAGCCACACTGCTTCTGGctaacagggggaaaaaaaaaaaagaaaaaaaaaaaagaaaactccaaaGGACTAGATGATTGTGGGGATTGGCACTGACAGAGCATCTTCTGCTTCTACAAGGCTGGCTCCAATCCCCTGCAAGTCAGTAGTGCCTAAACATCATTTCCAGCCAGCCAGCTGCTCAGTAGCCGTTGGAGAGTAAGATTCAGTCCTCAGCCCATCACCAACCATCACAACTGGTGTTCCCAAGGACTGAATACATGTAGAGGCTGCTGTGTTGTACCGGAAAGTTCATTTGACACCTTTCACCAGCTCTAAATTGGTGCATTGTGTGCTTTTACTCCAAACTGTCCTTCcttgttgttatttttgtcaAATCTATGAGTGCTGATGTTCTTAGCAAGGTATccaaaaaatacaggaaaggtCTTTTTCATGGAGTGTTTAGCCGGCAAGATACACATTTCAACAGAGCTGAagttcagctgcttttccagaTTCTCTGAAACTGCAGTATTCATCAAGAAATAATCAGCTAGTCCAGTGGCATTTCAGCATTTCCCCCTCGAAGTGCGGTACTGTACTTGGGGAAATGAGAGTGTATGTGTTGGgaaatcaaactgaaaaaataaccaCATTACTATTGATTCAGTTATTGGTAgtttttagcttttgttttcatttttgttttggtcttaTTTCAGTTCAAGTAGTTCCTCTTACTCTATCTTATACCGAAGAAGAACTGAATCCATGGGAAGGCAAGTATTTAAAGTCTAAGCCCAAATGTCAATCAGATGTGAATGGCCTCTACCATATCAAAACGCCATAATTTCCAGCTGTTTAAACTTCCAGATGTTGCTTGAAGCACTCTGTGGTTTAAACCAACACAGGTTTTTTGTGACTCTATCTGGCACGTTCAAGTGAAAGTGCATTTTATCAGATTTTGCTGCCTGGGATAAAAGGTGCCCAGTTTGTTCTTCTCCCTCAAGCGTCTCATTTAATCTGGCTGTCAGTTTTTGCCTCCTGTCTACTTGGCTTGTTAACTGTATGCTAAGAGGTGCATGAACCAAGACTGGAAGATTTTAATTCAGATTGTGCTCATCTGCAGCTGGCTGTGTTGCATCCCTTTAGGCAGCATGGTGTGCAGCTCAAACTGGCATCATGTAGAACCACAGCCAAAGGTTAGGATGACAAATGGGAATATTAGCAGTGTTCTCCTTTGAGGAACAGCCCTCTTGCAGCAATTGCTTAAAACTTTATTCTCCACTGCTTTGTATTTCATAGGGTCACTTGCTTCTGTGAGGAAGTAGCACCAAAAGGCTGTCAAATGCAAATTGCCACAGATGTAGGAAAGTGAAGATATCTGGTTGGGATAGCACTTCATATAGTTATAGGTAGCCGTATAAGAGGTGAAACTGGCTGGAGAATCAAGCCTGCATATCCCTGTGGACAGACAAAAGTCccaagatttttcaaaagaatttgcTTAAAGATACTTTACcgaagtatttttttttgaacattCTCTCACCCGTATCTTTTACCCAACCAACATCAAAGAACACCACATTCAGATGTATATCTGTCttatttgtgctgctgtttattctctgtgtttcttccaTTCTAGATAGTGAAAATTCATTTCACTCTTCTGCAATCAATGTCTATATTTTGGCCCTTATATTCAGGTATTTTGCCATACGTCAGCTATACACACTGAAATGGAAACTTCACCATGTGCTTCTGGGAAGGGGGCTGTTACAACAAGTGGTGTCACTATCTCCTTGACATACTTGTGCCCAAACTATTGGTCGTATCTCtaacttttggaaaaaaaaaaaaaagaggttttgccATTTTTAGTCCTATTAGTAATGCAGAATCAATGTGAGTGTAAAAGAAAGAGCTAGTGCTTGTTCACGCAGCAGTAGTCATTAGCTGAAGGTCTGAACTTGCAAACGTGTATGTTCTAACATTAGGAGGCAGAATGAGCGTTTCACTAAGTTATTCTGTTATCTTCCAAAGCAGTGCTGTTTCGTGAATCTGAAGTAAACAAGATCCTTACCTGCATTCCCTTGGCAACATAGCTGATGAGGAAAGTCATTATGTAGGTATGCTAAGCAATTGATTTGTTGTCTCTAAGACAACTCCAACCGTTCTTCTCTCTGAAAACCTTTCTTGGGTTTCGGAGTAaagctgcatttaaaatacaaaaaggtaATATATGAAttacaagagaaaataaattaatcataTTCATGTTAGGAGAGttgaaaggaaggagaggctaAGTTATAGCCCTAATACTTTCCAAAAGAATCCCAGTAAATTATATCTTCTTTTATAATGTCTGTATGGAGAAGTTATAAAATCCtggtgaaagaaaatgttccacTGTGCAAACATGACTTGTTACATAAAGAACCTCtaataaaaatagtaacatTCCTTTGCAAAGACTGAATTTGGAAACTGCCGAACACGATAAACACTCAGTCAAAAAGGAGGCTGCTACTTCGTGACCTTTCCTGCCACGCAAACACAAATTTCTTTACTTAAGTGCTCACTAATTTCTTTTCCTCGGTGTAATAGGCTGTCTGTCAAGCCAGTTATAATATAGTATATTATAATCTGTTGATACATATTACATAGTATTAAATGCAATCTGATTTACTGTGGCTCACAATGTTGCAACATATTATTGGCTGTGCTATAAGTGTGTCATATTTCTACAAAGTGCAAATTGAGCCAAAAAAGTGCCCAAGCATTGAAAAGGCCAAATGCAACATGAACTCGCATTCGGTAGCCTCTCCGCAGCAGACATCAACagtttaaattctgtttctacTGCTgctatttaaatacatatatgacACTAACATTAaattcctctcctctccccgtTATCATTTCTGTGGAGAGAGGATGGGAAGGACAATAaacaaaaaggggaaggaaaggtgaAATGGATACTTGTTACCTACAACAAGTTGATTGTCATTTATgaagtttttaaatatttatcttcaaTTGATGAAGAGTTAGTCATGCCCATGCTACAAGACCTGGATCAGGAACCAAGACTTCCCTAGAACTTTGAGAATCTTCATATCTGGGGGTTGGGTGCAACCACGGATGGAAGTGAGGATCAGCCACTGCGTTCGCACCTGGATCCAGACAAGTTGTCCCCAAACCTGGGGATAGTTGCATCTGGCAGTTTGCTACAAGGCTagttgatttttatatatataatgatatgtatgcatttttacattaaaaatatgaaagcttGTGCTTGTAGAtaatatataagaaaaaaataaaaatttaaaaaaaaaaaagcgctcTCTGTACCGAACTCTTACACATTTATCTTCCATTAGTTGTTGCCGAAGTGTTGTCTTCCAGCTTTTAAGGGGCAAGTTCCAGAAGTCCTCAGtcagtttttatttaatctttatctaaggaaaacaaaagtgaatTTTGCCTGAACAAGCACTTCAGCATTTGGATCAGTTTACTCCCACTTATTTGGCTGCTAGGCCTGGAATCGAGAGGTCAGGCATCATCTACTGTGAAGCACAGAACCAAATGTCCTTGCTAACTATTTCAAGGCTGATCAAAAAAGCTACAGTGCCAGGGTTATTAAATGACCTCAGTGAAACCCACCACCCAAAATCTGTCCTGGCAACTAAATAACATGGATCTTGATCCCAAGCTTCTCAGGTAAAATCCAGGCTAAGCAGTCTTGGGTATTTATGCCAGCAATTTGGACAGAGACAACATTTCACCTGCTGCCAGCTATGCCCATTTTCCAAGGATAATGCACTGTTGTTCTGAAGAGAAGGTACATTATATGTACCTATGTAAGGTACATTATGTCAATGGTAAACAGTCATACATAGTGTGGGTATTAAGCTATAGCAGAGGAAGCTTCATCGCAGAAGAGGGGAACCATCTGGAATCTACTCTCTCATTTTCCTCCAAACCTGGGCCAACCAGGTAACCCAAAGCATGAGCATAAACAGCAGTGTGGGTATAAGAATGTCACCTCTGGCAGAGCACTGCATGAAATCTGGGTGCAGAATCTATGCTGTGAGATGAAACCTCCCAAAACTAGGTAAGGCATCCTTCCAGTCACTGTCTGCCTCTGTAGCACTGCAAAGCAGCCTTGGTTATGTCAAGCTGCATTATAACTTGCTCCAGTCAAAATAATGTCTCCTGCAAAATAAGTAACTGCAGTCATAAAGGCTAGGTACAAACAGTGTTTGGGGttccttttatctttctctGTAATGGCTTGATCCATTTACATAtcttgagaagaaaagaaaaaagatagaGGCTTTAATTAAAAGAGGATCCTTGACCTTTTGATGTATCTGCTTTTATGttctttgaaaattaaacataTAATGAAACCAATGTCATCTTAGAAACTCTGATGTTATGTGCTTTGTTTCCATTGCAGATGCCAGGCACTACTTACTGCAGGGTTATGAAAATACAGAGCAGTATCTTGTCGTTCTCTGCTTTGCAAGGTTACTAGGAGGTGATAATGATGGCTTATGTGAGACCAGTTCAGTCTGGTTTCTGTAAACACAGTTCCACATGAGGAAAACTATTACTGCAGCTCGCAGCAGAAAGAGACAGTCTAAGTTCCAAGGACAGGACTCCACCGACTCCAGCAGGGTTATGCACAGGATGGGTCAAGCCCCTGGTACACAGCCTTGGTAGCCAACATGTGGAGAAAACACTCCAATAGCCAACCTCTCTCATCCCCTTGAAGGATCTCTCCTCCATTTTTAGTTTGAAGTAGACTGGTAGGAAACTGGGAGGTAAGTTTACGCTACTATCATCTAACAAATCAGGGAATTCGATGGGAGTTTGGTCTTCTGCCTTTTTGTACGGGTTTCTTTCACCGCCACTTGATTCCCCAAAGCAGCATTTGTCTTTTCCCACTGCTATTGTTTTAACATAagttgtttggttggttggtttttaaatGGCAGGTGTCAATATACTCTGATATCCAGGGATGTTTTATGAGCAAAAAGGCTGTATCACTTCTCAGAGGTCCCACTCACAGGAATGCACTATTTACAAATGCCTCTGGATGTAAATTCTTAACACTGAACACAGCTGCTCTGAAGAGTTggaagtaaatttttttttataagagaTCATCTCATAATTATAGTACAGATCCCTTTGTCAAGTACCACAGTCCTAAACCAGACTGAAACATTCTGCATCACTAGGAGCAGCTACATCCTACCATGAAATGTTAACatgcagaataataaaaaaatgaaaacaatgtgTTGACAGACCTCAAATTATACCTTGCAGACAAAACCTacccatttttttaattttatttatgtactATCATGAATTTACAGAACCTTATTTCAAAATCCATCAACTTCTAGTTACTGAGAATACATCagtaaagtaaaaattaatggTTTATTGTCAAACTACTTTGTCAGTACACCTGGTTTAACTCCATCCTGCTTCCTCTAGCCTAGCCAAAGTTGTCATTGCTACAAGGAATACGAAGAAGACACAAAAGGAACCTTTGACAGGAAAGaattcaaataaaagaaacaataaataacCCCAAAGGGACATAACCTAAATAAACATGGAATTCCCATTTTCCTGAAGAACAATTGCAAGATTTTGTACATTAACAGTAGTATACAGGTGATCTGACCAACATAAATAATCAGAGAAAGTTGAATATTTTGAGGTTTTGACTTGcgtttgtttctttttgcaaatcaaactgaaaagaaatgaaattattattgtACAACAAACATTAGGGCTGGAATTTGTAATTAATGCCAGGTTTCTGATATCCAGCTTTTAATAAAGTTTCGggatttttcagtatttcagggTTAGTTTTTAAGTTATGAAAAAGAAGTATCTCTCAATAACTTTACTTGGTGTTATCCCAGCTATACTATTTATTCATGattcattttaaacagaattagCTGCAAATAGAGGAATATGACATCTTTCTCAGGAATTCAAAAGCATAATTTCCCCTGAAATATTAACATCTGAAACATGACAAAAGCGTATATCAAGTAGTGCCAGTGACATATTGGAGGAAAAATCTCCCAGATTCTGTGCAAGCCTTCACAGATCAGTGCCACTACAATATTTCCCCCAAAACTCTCAAGCGAGTATGAAATCTCAGGATTGTCACATCCAAAAGCATGTACCTGTAAAACTTGAACTAAATAAGTAAAATTTTCCGATGGCAGTAAGTTCATGTTGTGGAGAGGGTTCATTACTGTAGGGAGACATGATCTCGCCCAAGTACACAGATCTGGCATGCTATATCAACATTTGCAGAcagatttcatttcattctCTTGGGGTTGAGCTGCTTATAACTTCTGCAAGAGGGAACTGCataattctgaaagaaatctgAAGTCCAAGAAAATCAGTTGTCTATCTAGAAATCTGTCACGGTAGCCATTCCTCAACTTGAAAGAGCAGCAGTAGAGCAATGAGCAAGGTCTCATTATAACCAGTGAAAACGTCAAAATCATCTCCCCCAAcctctttgttcttttcagtaAAGGAGGAGACTGGCCATAGAAAAGGTAAATCAGTTCCCTAAAGTCATCACAGTGGCTTGTGAAATGCCAGCAATAAAACATATCCTCTGAGTCACTGATTGCTTtcaaaaatccagaaaatacatttgaagCTTCAGTCCTATTCATATTctgcttgaaagaaagaaaagcaaagcaaagcaaagaaaagcaaagaaaataaaaaggaaaggaaaaactgagtttaaaaaaaaatccaaacaagtttctttttgctcttaGGGTTTCTCTATGCAGAGCTTTCTGTACTTCTCCAGTTCCTCACAAAAGCCTTTGCTAGAACACTGAACATTGACACTTGGTATCCAAAAATCTTGTATCTCCTAGGACAGAAAGAATCTCAACCACATTCATGTAAATGTTCAACTCAATTCAGTACAAATCTGGGATAGAAGTTTATATCTACTTCAAtccaaattatttcacttttgcaCTCTGAAAGCAGGGCATATTTCCCCTCTTTAGAATAGAATTCAATGCCAAAGCAGTGAGTGTTATTAACAATATTAAATACACAGTTTTATTAtgccaaaatatatttaatggaaATCCATAAACAAAAGAATGATATGTCTGCGTGAactgaaaagagcaaaagagTGTTGGGTAACCTCTCtaaatattaaatttcttttactaGATCCATGAGTTgccatttgttt
Above is a genomic segment from Nyctibius grandis isolate bNycGra1 chromosome 5, bNycGra1.pri, whole genome shotgun sequence containing:
- the RERG gene encoding ras-related and estrogen-regulated growth inhibitor produces the protein MAKSAEVKLAIFGRAGVGKSALVVRFLTKRFIWEYDPTLESTYRHQATIDDEVVSMEILDTAGQEDAIQKEGHVRWGEGFVLVYDITDRGSFEEVLPLKNLLDEVKKPKNVTLILVGNKADLDHSRQVSTEEGEKLATELACAFYECSACTGEGNIMEAFYELCREVRRRKMVQGKTRRRSSTTHVKQAINKMLTKISS